The window GTCATAAATCACACTCGAATATCAATCAAATAAACGGTCTTGTGCGGCTTCTTCTGCATCAAGGTCACGCAATAGCTTCCACCCAATGCGATCACTAAAACCGTATTTAGGGCATAACAGCGCCATGGCTTGGCGGCGTGAACGGCCTTGTTCGCCCAACGTTAACAACTCTTTGATAAAGCGTTGATTGCGAATTTGGCGAAAAGCTTCTTCGCACCGTGGGATATAAAACGCCGTTTTACCAATGTAGTGCAAGAGCTGCTTGCATTCGTCTTCGTTTAACACTTCGCGTAATAGGCGATGCACGCCCCCCGTGCGCTCTGCGGCCTCACCACTGATACCTGCTAATGTAACACCACCAAAGCGGCTAATGAGCCGTGATGTGG is drawn from Providencia huaxiensis and contains these coding sequences:
- a CDS encoding mor transcription activator family protein, which codes for MQTTIDEAELARLETLLPDSAKQLIDVIGYNATSRLISRFGGVTLAGISGEAAERTGGVHRLLREVLNEDECKQLLHYIGKTAFYIPRCEEAFRQIRNQRFIKELLTLGEQGRSRRQAMALLCPKYGFSDRIGWKLLRDLDAEEAAQDRLFD